A segment of the bacterium genome:
AGAGCGGCCTCCCCGCGGGCGAGCATCGCGTCGAGGTGCTTGGAGAGGAGCGCCCACTCGCCGTAGTCGAACCAGGGACCGTCGCGGCCGGGGCCGTAGATCAGGCGCCGGGCGATGATCTCCGCGCGGGTGCGCGGCTCCCGCAAAAAGTGTCGCAGCGCCCCCTCCCGCCGGTCGATCACCGAGAGGTACGCATTCATCTTCTCCGCGATCGGGCCGCGGTGGACCGGCCCCTCGTGGGAGACCACGAACCGGTCCGCGGCGATCCCGGCGAGGCGGCGGGCCGACCGGCGGAAGGCGTCGATGCCGCACGGGACGTCGCCGTACCACGGGCCGAACGCCGTCAGGTCGTAGTCCCCGAGGAAGAGGATCCCCTCGTCGGGGAAATGGAGGCACAGGTGCCCGGGCGAATGGCCGGGGGCGACGACCGCGACCGCGCGCGTATCGCCGAAGCGCAGCTCCTCGCCGTCCGCGATCCTCCTGGCGATCCTCCTCGGCGCGAAGTGGAACGTCTCCGCGAGCAGCGTCCGGAAGAAGGCGTCCCACTCGTTCCCGAGGACGCCGTACCACGCGAGCAGCGTCTCGAGCGACTCGAGGGCCGGGGCGTCCGCGGCGGAGGACCACACCGGCATGCCCGGCAGGCGGGACAGGAACG
Coding sequences within it:
- a CDS encoding MBL fold metallo-hydrolase gives rise to the protein MIHRLTDRIWVVEGGKGGRYPFAHSLYVADGGGFLVDAGSDPAEIERLQGESGIAAVVMTHYHEDHFTFLSRLPGMPVWSSAADAPALESLETLLAWYGVLGNEWDAFFRTLLAETFHFAPRRIARRIADGEELRFGDTRAVAVVAPGHSPGHLCLHFPDEGILFLGDYDLTAFGPWYGDVPCGIDAFRRSARRLAGIAADRFVVSHEGPVHRGPIAEKMNAYLSVIDRREGALRHFLREPRTRAEIIARRLIYGPGRDGPWFDYGEWALLSKHLDAMLARGEAALRDGAYVLT